In Anthocerotibacter panamensis C109, the sequence CCTCAAGGAAGACGTCGGTGGTCAATGACCGTCTTGTAAAAGCAGCCCACCAACAACCCGTGGACCGCCCCCCTGTCTGGATGATGCGTCAGGCGGGTCGCTATATGAAAAGTTACCGGGAGTTGCGTGAAAAATACTCCTTCCGGGAGCGCAGTGAGATCCCCGAGTTAGCCGTGGAGATCTCCCTCCAACCCTTCCGCGCTTTTGGGCCGGATGGGGTGATCATGTTCTCTGATATTCTGACGCCCCTGCCGGGTTTGGGTATCAACTTCGACATCGTCGAGAGCCGGGGGCCACTCATGGAGACCCCGATTCGCACCCAAGGACAGGTGGATAAGCTCACGCCTCTGGAGCCCGACACAGCGGTGCCTTTTGTGCGGGAGATCCTGACTACGCTACGCCGGGAAGTGAAGGGTCAAGCTACCGTTTTGGGCTTTGTAGGGGCTCCGTGGACCCTTGCTTCCTACGCCATTGAGGGCAAGACCTCCAAGGACTACGCCATTGTCAAAAAGATGGCTTTCAGTGAACCCCAGTTGATGCACAGTTTCCTACAGAAGCTCGCCGCTGCCGTCAGCCGCTACATGGTCTATCAGATCGACTGCGGAGCCGAGGCAGTACAGATGTTCGACAGTTGGGCGGGACAGCTCTCTCCTTGGGCTTTTAAGGAATTCGCCCTGCCCTACCAGCAGAAGATCTTTCAAGCGGTCCGCGCCGCGCGTCCGGGGGTGCCCCTTATCCTCTATATCAACGGTTCGGCGGGTATCTTGGAGCTGATGGCCCAAGCCGGGGCGGATGTGATCAGTGTCGATTGGACCGTGACGATGGCTGAAGCCCGTCGCCGACTCGGTCCTCAGCTTGCTGTCCAAGGCAACCTCGACCCTTGTCTGCTCTTTGGCCCCCAGACGCTCATCCGCGAAAAAATCCTGGAGATCATCGCCGAAGCAGGTCCCACCGGTCACATCATGAACCTCGGTCACGGTATCCTCCCCACCACACCTGAAGAGAACGCACGCTTCTTTTTTGAGTGTGTTAAGTCGCTGAGTGCCCCTGGTTAGTGCTTGTGGGTGCCTTGCCATAACGTAGGATGGGTCTATGGACAAGACAGGCCGCCTGATCGTACTGACCGGCCCGAGTGGTGTGGGCAAAGGAACGTTGGTGAGCCTATTGCGCCAACACCACCCGGACTTGTTTCTATCGATTTCAGCCACAACCCGTAGCCCGCGCCCCGGCGAGGTGAATGGGGTGCACTACTATTTCCTTACCCGCGAAGCCTTCGGTCGGCTCATCGACGAGGGGAAGCTCCTGGAATGGGCCCAATATCTGGACAACTATTACGGCACCCCCAGCCAGCCTGTATTGGAGCACCTCGCCCAAGGGTCCGATGTCCTCTTGGAAATCGAAGTCCAGGGCGCCCGTCAGGTACTCCAGAACTTCCCTCAGGCACTCTCGATTTTCATCCTACCCCCTGACCTTGACACGCTGCGGACCCGCCTCGCCAAACGCCGTACCGAGTCTCCAGAAGCGATGGAGAAACGCCTCACCCGTGCTGAGACTGAAATAGCCCACAGCCTGGAGTTTAGCTATCAGGTCGTGAATGACCAACTAAACCGGTGCCTGGAGCAGTTAGAATCAATGCTGTACCCTGGATAAAACGTTATGGCCCAAATCAGCATTTTACCGTTGGACTCTCCCGAACTCATGAAGCGTACGGAGACCGTCATCACTTCGGCGGAGAACCGCTACCGGATCACGGTACAGATTGCCCAACGGGCCAAACGCAGCCACTACGACCCCAACCGCGAAGAAGAGGAAGATGGACGGATCAAGCCAGTAATTCGGGCAATCTACGAGATGTCTGAAGAGCTCCTAGAACCGGAAATCATTGCCGACTAGAGCCCTCACTGGCCCGCTTTTAGTCGGCATCGGCGGGGGCATCGCTGCCTATAAAGTCTGTGGCCTCGTCTCCGCTTGGGCCAAGAAAGATGCGCCTGTGCGGGCAGTGCTGACCGCCAGTGCCGAGCGATTTATCACTCCTCTGACTCTTGCGACTCTAGCCCGCCACCCAGCCTACACCGATGCCGACTTCTGGGAGCCCAAATGGGACCGCCCCCTGCACATCCTACTCGGGGAATGGGCGGGGGTAATTGTACTGGCTCCTCTGACAGCCCAGATGTTGGGTCAACTCGCCCATGGGCTAGCAGACAATCTGCTCACCAATATCCTGCTTGCCTCTTGTGCCCCGGTGCTCCTTGCTCCAGCGATGAATACGGCGATGTGGGAACAAAAAAGCGTTCAGCGCAACCTGAGTCTGCTGCTGGAAGACTCGCGCTATCATCTGCTGCCCCCCACCAGCGGGCGGCTCGCCTGTGACACGGTTGGGGCAGGGCGGATGGCTGAGCCCGAGGAACTAGAGCACTATGCCCAGTCGCTCTTTTGGACCCAGGGGCAGCGCGATCTCGTGGGCAAACGAGTCTTGGTGACCGGCGGCGGCACACGAGAGCACTTAGACCCGGTCCGCTTCCTAGGAAATCCTGCGACGGGGCGCATGGCTCTGGCTTTAGCGCAGGCGGCTTTTCACCGGGGGGCCGAGGTGACTGTGATCCATGGTCCGCGCTCAGCCCCGGTTCCCGAATACCTCACCAGCTATCTAGCGACCTCAGCGCAAGACATGGCTCGCCTGTTGGAGGTCCACTTCCCGCCGTGCGACCTCCTGCTGATGAATGCGGCGGTGGCTGATGTACGCCCACAGTCCAACCATCCTCAAAAACTCCCCAAGGCCAAGCTACCTGCTTCTCTACCGCTGGAGCCCATCCCGGATCTGCTGGCCCATCTCGCGCGCCACCGCCGTCCCGGACAGGTCGTGGTTGGTTTCGCGGCCCAGACTGGA encodes:
- a CDS encoding DNA-directed RNA polymerase subunit omega; this encodes MAQISILPLDSPELMKRTETVITSAENRYRITVQIAQRAKRSHYDPNREEEEDGRIKPVIRAIYEMSEELLEPEIIAD
- the gmk gene encoding guanylate kinase, whose translation is MDKTGRLIVLTGPSGVGKGTLVSLLRQHHPDLFLSISATTRSPRPGEVNGVHYYFLTREAFGRLIDEGKLLEWAQYLDNYYGTPSQPVLEHLAQGSDVLLEIEVQGARQVLQNFPQALSIFILPPDLDTLRTRLAKRRTESPEAMEKRLTRAETEIAHSLEFSYQVVNDQLNRCLEQLESMLYPG
- the hemE gene encoding uroporphyrinogen decarboxylase; the protein is MVNDRLVKAAHQQPVDRPPVWMMRQAGRYMKSYRELREKYSFRERSEIPELAVEISLQPFRAFGPDGVIMFSDILTPLPGLGINFDIVESRGPLMETPIRTQGQVDKLTPLEPDTAVPFVREILTTLRREVKGQATVLGFVGAPWTLASYAIEGKTSKDYAIVKKMAFSEPQLMHSFLQKLAAAVSRYMVYQIDCGAEAVQMFDSWAGQLSPWAFKEFALPYQQKIFQAVRAARPGVPLILYINGSAGILELMAQAGADVISVDWTVTMAEARRRLGPQLAVQGNLDPCLLFGPQTLIREKILEIIAEAGPTGHIMNLGHGILPTTPEENARFFFECVKSLSAPG
- the coaBC gene encoding bifunctional phosphopantothenoylcysteine decarboxylase/phosphopantothenate--cysteine ligase CoaBC — translated: MPTRALTGPLLVGIGGGIAAYKVCGLVSAWAKKDAPVRAVLTASAERFITPLTLATLARHPAYTDADFWEPKWDRPLHILLGEWAGVIVLAPLTAQMLGQLAHGLADNLLTNILLASCAPVLLAPAMNTAMWEQKSVQRNLSLLLEDSRYHLLPPTSGRLACDTVGAGRMAEPEELEHYAQSLFWTQGQRDLVGKRVLVTGGGTREHLDPVRFLGNPATGRMALALAQAAFHRGAEVTVIHGPRSAPVPEYLTSYLATSAQDMARLLEVHFPPCDLLLMNAAVADVRPQSNHPQKLPKAKLPASLPLEPIPDLLAHLARHRRPGQVVVGFAAQTGDILTPAWEKLHAKGLDALFANPLDEPGSGFSGPTNQGWLLLRNGTAQEFPNAPKLAIAHGILDALKG